The following are from one region of the Chromobacterium phragmitis genome:
- a CDS encoding GntR family transcriptional regulator, with translation MTTLQPIKRQTLTSAVTESLRRRILSGEFADGQQLRQEALSNEYGVSRVPVREALRQLEAEGLIQIIDHKGALVSKLSLEDILELLEVRAMLECSLLKAAIPCQSAADHEAAQQTLREFEVALNNNDVRHWGEINSRFHLALYRAAKRPNTLALIEQLHNKTDRYTRMQILFTRTMERAHEEHTRLLELCRQGKADEAAEFLRFHILSAGHALESYLKGQQANH, from the coding sequence ATGACCACCCTGCAGCCGATCAAGCGCCAAACGCTTACCAGCGCCGTCACCGAATCCCTGCGCCGACGCATCCTGTCCGGCGAGTTCGCCGATGGCCAACAATTGCGCCAAGAAGCGCTGTCCAACGAATACGGCGTCAGCCGGGTGCCGGTGCGCGAGGCGCTGCGGCAGCTGGAGGCCGAGGGCCTGATCCAGATCATCGACCACAAGGGCGCCCTGGTGTCCAAGCTGTCGCTGGAAGACATACTGGAATTGCTGGAAGTGCGGGCGATGCTAGAGTGCTCGCTGCTGAAGGCGGCCATTCCCTGTCAGAGCGCGGCCGACCACGAGGCCGCGCAGCAGACGCTGCGGGAATTCGAGGTGGCTCTCAACAACAACGACGTGCGCCACTGGGGCGAAATCAACTCCCGCTTTCACCTGGCGCTGTACCGCGCCGCCAAGCGCCCGAACACGCTGGCGCTGATCGAGCAGCTGCACAACAAGACCGACCGCTACACCCGGATGCAGATTCTGTTCACCCGCACCATGGAGCGCGCCCACGAGGAGCACACCCGTCTGCTGGAGCTGTGCCGCCAGGGCAAGGCGGACGAGGCGGCGGAATTCCTGCGCTTCCACATCCTGTCAGCCGGCCACGCGCTGGAAAGCTACCTGAAGGGCCAGCAGGCCAATCACTGA
- the folD gene encoding bifunctional methylenetetrahydrofolate dehydrogenase/methenyltetrahydrofolate cyclohydrolase FolD, translating to MSAQLIDGKAVAEKLLEKVRAGVEARLAQGKRAPALAVILVGDNPASAVYVGSKKKGCEKAGIRSVAYDLPASTSQQQLLEIIDGLNADAGVDGILVQLPLPAQIDPQAVIERIDPKKDVDGFHPYNVGRLAIKMPLLRPCTPRGVMTLLEEYGIDPKGKKVVIVGASNIVGRPQALEMLLARATVTVCHSATQNLADEVAGADIVVAAVGIPNFVKGEWVKPGAVVIDVGINRLETGKLCGDVEFDAARERAGFITPVPGGVGPMTVATLLQNTLDSANLNA from the coding sequence ATGTCGGCACAATTGATCGATGGCAAGGCGGTAGCGGAGAAACTGCTGGAGAAGGTGCGCGCGGGCGTGGAGGCGCGTTTGGCGCAAGGCAAGCGCGCGCCGGCGCTGGCCGTGATCCTGGTCGGCGACAATCCGGCTTCCGCGGTGTACGTGGGCAGCAAGAAAAAAGGCTGCGAAAAAGCGGGCATCCGTTCCGTGGCTTACGATCTGCCGGCGAGCACCAGCCAGCAGCAGCTGCTGGAAATCATCGACGGCCTGAATGCCGACGCCGGGGTGGACGGCATTCTGGTGCAATTGCCGCTGCCGGCGCAGATCGATCCGCAGGCGGTGATCGAGCGCATTGATCCGAAAAAGGACGTGGACGGCTTCCATCCGTATAATGTGGGCCGCCTGGCGATCAAGATGCCGCTGCTGCGCCCGTGCACTCCGCGCGGCGTGATGACGTTGCTGGAAGAGTACGGCATCGATCCCAAGGGCAAGAAGGTGGTGATCGTCGGCGCGTCCAATATCGTCGGCCGCCCGCAGGCGCTGGAAATGCTGCTGGCGCGCGCCACGGTGACGGTTTGCCATAGCGCCACGCAAAACCTGGCGGACGAAGTGGCCGGCGCGGACATCGTGGTGGCTGCGGTGGGCATTCCCAACTTCGTCAAGGGCGAGTGGGTGAAGCCGGGCGCGGTGGTGATCGATGTCGGCATCAATCGCCTGGAAACCGGCAAGCTGTGCGGCGACGTGGAGTTCGACGCCGCGCGCGAGCGCGCCGGCTTCATCACTCCGGTGCCGGGCGGCGTGGGGCCGATGACGGTGGCGACGCTGTTGCAGAACACGCTGGATTCCGCCAATCTGAACGCCTGA
- the purU gene encoding formyltetrahydrofolate deformylase: MSHEKHSATLLISAPDKKGLVAAIANFLMTYNANIMHADQHQDTSENLFLMRVQWDLDGFTLPMDSFAAAFQPIADEHGMNWKVSLSARKPRMAIFVSQYEHCLVDLMHRWRIGELDCDIPLVISNHETCRRLVEFNGIPFHVIKVTKDNKAEAEAEQFRLLEEAGVDFIVLARYMQILSSEFVTRYPDRVINIHHSFLPAFDGAKPYHRAFARGVKLIGATSHYVTEDLDEGPIIEQEVTRISHRDTVEDLVEKGRDLEKVVLSRAVRWHLDNRVLSYSNKTVVFD; the protein is encoded by the coding sequence ATGAGTCACGAAAAACACTCGGCCACGCTGTTGATCAGCGCGCCGGACAAGAAGGGCCTGGTAGCGGCCATCGCCAATTTCCTGATGACCTACAACGCCAACATCATGCACGCGGACCAGCATCAGGACACCAGCGAAAACCTGTTCCTGATGCGGGTGCAGTGGGATCTGGACGGCTTCACGCTGCCGATGGACAGCTTTGCCGCCGCGTTCCAGCCCATCGCCGACGAGCACGGCATGAACTGGAAAGTGTCGTTGTCGGCGCGCAAGCCGCGGATGGCCATTTTCGTGTCCCAATACGAGCATTGCCTGGTGGACCTGATGCACCGCTGGCGCATCGGCGAGCTGGATTGCGACATTCCGCTGGTGATCTCCAATCATGAAACCTGCCGCCGCCTGGTGGAGTTCAACGGCATTCCTTTCCATGTGATCAAGGTCACCAAGGACAACAAGGCCGAAGCCGAGGCCGAGCAGTTCCGCCTGCTGGAAGAGGCTGGAGTGGATTTCATCGTGCTGGCCCGTTACATGCAGATCCTGTCCAGCGAGTTCGTCACTCGCTATCCGGACCGCGTGATCAACATCCACCACAGCTTCCTGCCGGCTTTCGACGGCGCCAAGCCCTATCATCGCGCCTTCGCCCGCGGCGTGAAGCTGATCGGCGCGACCAGCCACTACGTGACCGAAGACCTGGACGAAGGTCCGATCATCGAGCAGGAGGTCACCCGCATCTCGCACCGCGATACGGTGGAAGACCTGGTGGAGAAGGGCCGCGATCTGGAGAAGGTGGTGTTGTCGCGCGCCGTGCGCTGGCATCTTGACAATCGTGTGCTGTCCTACAGCAACAAGACCGTGGTTTTCGACTGA
- a CDS encoding NUDIX hydrolase encodes MSVLEDRKNERLPSDLARRATAIIEMPDGVLVTAARGGRYNLPGGKANRGELRSQALIREIREETGLRINSMLYLFDHITPFNAHKVYLCIAQGQPKPQNEIERIALVSSPDTDMDLFVEGRAILRRYARLRNEETAKGEALRALLGLARYIAKVD; translated from the coding sequence ATGAGCGTATTGGAAGACCGTAAGAACGAGCGCCTGCCCAGCGATCTGGCCAGGCGCGCAACCGCCATCATCGAGATGCCAGACGGCGTGCTGGTGACGGCCGCCCGCGGCGGACGCTACAACCTGCCCGGCGGCAAGGCCAATCGCGGCGAACTGCGCTCCCAGGCGCTGATCCGCGAAATTCGCGAGGAAACCGGCCTGCGCATCAACTCCATGCTGTACCTGTTCGACCACATCACCCCGTTCAACGCCCACAAGGTCTACCTGTGCATCGCTCAGGGACAGCCCAAGCCGCAGAACGAGATCGAGCGCATCGCGCTGGTGTCGTCGCCGGATACCGACATGGACTTGTTCGTCGAAGGCCGCGCCATCCTGCGCCGTTACGCCAGGCTGCGCAACGAGGAAACCGCCAAAGGCGAGGCGCTGCGCGCCCTGCTGGGCCTGGCCCGCTACATCGCCAAAGTGGATTGA
- a CDS encoding undecaprenyl-diphosphate phosphatase, whose protein sequence is MNATEALLFAVIQGVSELFPISSLGHGVLIPDWLHWSINRSHPDFLPFMVMLHLGTAAALLLYFRRDWIKLTGGWLKAGGRANTPEARLMWLVIAGTIPAGLLGLLLEKQLRALFASTTAVLIFLALNGLLLLLGDRLKKKTASHELSELSFAGAFKIGAGQALALLPGFSRSGATLVAGLAHGLDYASSARFSFLLATPIITAAGLLEIPKLAHHGNGSQQWALLLACGAVAGLCAYASTWFLMRYFRKTEIESLRPFGFYCLLMGVVGLLIKLA, encoded by the coding sequence ATGAACGCGACCGAAGCCTTGCTGTTCGCCGTCATCCAGGGCGTCAGCGAACTGTTTCCCATCAGCAGCCTGGGCCACGGCGTGCTGATACCCGACTGGCTGCACTGGTCGATCAACCGCTCCCACCCCGATTTTTTGCCCTTCATGGTGATGCTGCATCTGGGCACCGCCGCCGCGCTGCTGCTGTATTTCCGCCGCGACTGGATAAAGCTGACCGGCGGCTGGCTGAAGGCCGGCGGCCGCGCCAACACCCCGGAGGCGCGCTTGATGTGGCTGGTGATCGCCGGCACCATCCCAGCCGGCCTGCTGGGCCTGTTGCTGGAAAAACAGCTGCGCGCGCTGTTCGCCAGCACCACCGCCGTACTGATCTTTCTCGCGCTGAACGGCCTCCTGCTGCTGCTGGGCGACCGGCTGAAGAAGAAGACCGCCTCGCATGAGCTGTCCGAGCTGAGCTTCGCCGGCGCGTTCAAGATCGGCGCCGGACAGGCGTTGGCGCTGCTGCCGGGCTTTTCGCGCTCCGGCGCCACGCTGGTGGCTGGCCTGGCGCATGGTTTGGACTACGCCTCCTCCGCCCGCTTTTCCTTCCTGCTGGCCACCCCCATCATCACCGCCGCCGGCCTGCTGGAAATCCCCAAGCTGGCCCATCACGGCAACGGTTCGCAACAATGGGCGCTGTTGCTGGCCTGTGGCGCCGTGGCCGGATTGTGCGCCTATGCCAGCACCTGGTTTCTGATGCGCTACTTCAGAAAAACCGAGATCGAATCGCTGAGGCCCTTCGGTTTTTACTGCCTGCTGATGGGCGTTGTCGGTTTGTTGATCAAGCTCGCGTAA
- a CDS encoding YecA/YgfB family protein: protein MSHKPLSEQDYQRLSSILARFAAHGCMSLEKLDGFFAALLAGPEAIRPAECLPLILGDAFDDEAAFPSEKSLEQFVALLRGHWQDIAEALKHGEFQPWLEAGADGLATGNDWAEGFSAGMELLNDDWSLLFDAPDEAPLLEPIMLLAFERHPDPEMRPLADGIDPALREELLSALSPSVHGIHDFFAAIRRQLEQEEQELEREREEPRRPH, encoded by the coding sequence ATGTCGCACAAGCCGCTCAGCGAGCAAGATTACCAACGCCTATCCTCCATCCTCGCCCGTTTCGCCGCCCACGGCTGCATGAGCCTGGAAAAGCTGGATGGCTTTTTCGCCGCATTGCTGGCCGGTCCGGAAGCCATTCGCCCCGCCGAGTGCCTGCCGCTGATCCTGGGCGACGCCTTCGACGACGAGGCCGCCTTCCCCAGCGAAAAATCGCTGGAGCAGTTCGTCGCGTTGCTGCGCGGCCATTGGCAGGACATCGCCGAAGCGCTGAAGCACGGCGAATTCCAACCCTGGCTGGAAGCCGGCGCCGACGGCCTCGCCACAGGCAATGACTGGGCCGAGGGGTTTTCCGCCGGCATGGAGCTGCTGAACGACGACTGGAGCCTGCTGTTCGACGCGCCGGACGAGGCCCCCTTGCTGGAGCCCATCATGCTGCTGGCTTTCGAGCGCCACCCCGATCCGGAGATGCGCCCCTTGGCCGACGGCATCGACCCGGCGCTGCGCGAAGAGCTGCTGTCCGCGCTGTCGCCGTCGGTCCACGGCATCCACGACTTCTTCGCCGCCATCCGCCGTCAACTGGAGCAGGAAGAGCAGGAGCTGGAGCGGGAGCGGGAAGAGCCGCGCCGCCCGCACTGA
- a CDS encoding NupC/NupG family nucleoside CNT transporter, with translation MHIVQFIIGLIVVLALTQLVARDRKNIKIRSVIQLLVIEIALAFFLLNTSYGLAIVGSISSVFTKLMDFAGEGTKFAFGGIQNKDEFSFFLNVLMPIVFISVLIGILQHIRVLPVVIRAIGFVLSKISGMGKIESFNAISSMMVGQSENFIAYKNIIHTFDEKRMYTLAATAMSTVSMSIVGSYMQMIEPRFVVTALVLNLFSTFVVLSLINPYDSALGEDELISSDAHRVSFFEMLGEYILTGFKIAVIVAAMLVGFIALIACVNFIFTAIFGINFQTMLGYVFWPFAWLMGVPAHEALTASSIMATKLVTNEFVAMLELKNQAAHLSDYTRGVLSIFLVSFANFSSIGIIAGAVKGLDEERGNMVSRFGLKLVYGSSLVSILSALIAGLVLATY, from the coding sequence ATGCATATCGTTCAATTCATCATCGGCCTGATCGTGGTGCTGGCCCTCACCCAGTTGGTCGCCCGCGACCGCAAGAACATCAAGATCCGCTCCGTGATCCAGCTGCTGGTCATCGAGATCGCCCTGGCGTTCTTCCTCCTCAACACCAGCTACGGCCTCGCCATCGTCGGCAGCATCTCCAGCGTCTTCACCAAGCTGATGGACTTCGCCGGAGAAGGCACCAAGTTCGCCTTCGGCGGCATCCAGAACAAAGACGAGTTCAGCTTCTTCCTCAACGTGCTGATGCCCATCGTGTTCATCTCGGTGCTGATCGGCATCCTGCAGCACATCCGCGTGCTGCCGGTGGTGATCCGCGCGATCGGCTTCGTGCTGTCCAAGATCAGCGGCATGGGCAAGATCGAGTCCTTCAACGCCATCAGCTCGATGATGGTGGGACAGTCCGAGAACTTCATCGCCTACAAGAACATCATCCACACCTTCGACGAGAAGCGCATGTACACGCTGGCCGCCACCGCGATGTCCACCGTGTCGATGTCCATCGTCGGCTCCTACATGCAGATGATCGAGCCGCGCTTCGTGGTGACCGCGCTGGTGCTCAATCTGTTCAGCACCTTCGTCGTGCTGTCGCTGATCAACCCCTACGACAGTGCGCTGGGCGAGGACGAGCTGATCAGCAGCGACGCGCACCGCGTGTCTTTCTTCGAAATGCTGGGCGAGTACATCCTGACCGGCTTCAAGATCGCCGTGATCGTGGCCGCCATGCTGGTGGGCTTCATCGCGCTGATCGCCTGCGTCAACTTCATCTTCACCGCCATCTTCGGCATCAACTTCCAGACCATGCTGGGCTACGTGTTCTGGCCGTTCGCCTGGCTGATGGGCGTGCCGGCGCACGAGGCGCTGACCGCCAGCAGCATCATGGCCACCAAGCTGGTGACCAACGAATTCGTCGCCATGCTGGAACTGAAGAACCAGGCCGCCCACCTGTCCGACTACACCCGCGGCGTGCTGTCCATCTTCCTGGTGTCCTTCGCCAACTTCAGCTCGATCGGCATCATCGCCGGCGCGGTGAAGGGCCTGGACGAGGAGCGCGGCAACATGGTGTCCCGCTTCGGCCTGAAACTGGTCTACGGCTCCTCGCTGGTGAGCATCCTGTCCGCGCTGATCGCCGGCCTGGTGCTGGCTACCTACTAA
- the rlmD gene encoding 23S rRNA (uracil(1939)-C(5))-methyltransferase RlmD, protein MTHQQTIALVESLDHEGRGVAHVDGKTIFIDGALPYEKVVYSSYRKKPSYENANTSQVLKESFMRADPRCPHFGVCGGCSMQHVEFTAQVAIKQRVLEDNLKRIGKVKAERVLTPIAGPAWHYRHRARLSARMVAKKGGVLVGFHEKSSSYIAEMRECHILPKHISDLIMPLRAMIATLSISQRMPQVEVAVGDKIDILVFRNMDAITDADFAVLKAFSDQHGSTERPLQIWLQPKGPDTCYPIYPLDAPKLTYSMPEYAVEMPYYPTEFTQVNPQINAVMVARALKFLDPQPGERIADMFCGIGNFTLPIARSGAVVHGMEGSQPLVRRAVENATHNQLQDRVTYEMANLFEVTEESFAALGQFDKMLVDPPRDGAVQLLKAITEDTAPKRIVYVSCNPATLARDAGILVNTKGYTLKAAGIINMFPHTAHVESVAWFEKTSPCKSRKEVEEIEAIEAAEREAAKAARLAEENAEKAKKAAELAEKAAAKEARRAHYFAEKARRDAEETAADQ, encoded by the coding sequence ATGACGCACCAACAGACTATCGCCCTGGTCGAGTCGCTGGACCACGAAGGCCGGGGGGTCGCCCACGTTGACGGCAAGACCATCTTCATCGATGGCGCCCTGCCGTACGAGAAAGTTGTCTACAGCAGCTACCGCAAGAAACCCAGCTACGAAAACGCCAACACCAGCCAAGTGCTGAAGGAAAGCTTCATGCGCGCCGATCCCCGCTGCCCGCACTTCGGCGTCTGCGGCGGCTGTTCGATGCAGCATGTGGAGTTCACCGCCCAGGTGGCGATCAAGCAGCGCGTGCTGGAAGACAACCTCAAGCGCATCGGCAAGGTCAAGGCGGAACGCGTGCTCACCCCCATCGCGGGTCCGGCCTGGCACTATCGCCACCGCGCCCGCCTGTCCGCCCGCATGGTGGCCAAGAAGGGCGGCGTGCTGGTGGGCTTCCATGAAAAAAGCTCCAGCTACATCGCCGAGATGCGCGAGTGCCACATCCTGCCCAAGCACATCTCCGACCTGATCATGCCGCTGCGCGCGATGATCGCCACGCTGTCCATCAGCCAGCGCATGCCGCAGGTGGAAGTGGCGGTCGGCGACAAGATCGACATCCTGGTATTCCGCAACATGGACGCCATCACCGATGCCGACTTCGCCGTCCTGAAGGCCTTCTCCGACCAGCACGGCTCGACGGAGCGCCCGCTGCAGATCTGGCTGCAGCCCAAGGGCCCGGACACCTGCTATCCGATCTACCCGCTGGACGCGCCCAAGCTGACCTACAGCATGCCCGAGTACGCGGTGGAAATGCCCTACTACCCCACCGAATTCACCCAGGTGAACCCGCAGATCAACGCGGTGATGGTGGCCCGCGCGCTGAAGTTCCTGGACCCGCAGCCGGGCGAGCGCATCGCCGACATGTTCTGCGGCATCGGCAACTTCACCCTGCCCATCGCCCGCTCCGGCGCCGTGGTGCATGGCATGGAAGGCAGCCAGCCGCTGGTGAGGCGCGCGGTGGAGAACGCCACCCACAACCAGCTGCAGGACCGCGTGACGTACGAGATGGCCAACCTGTTCGAAGTGACCGAGGAATCGTTCGCGGCCCTCGGCCAGTTCGACAAGATGCTGGTGGACCCGCCGCGCGACGGCGCGGTGCAGCTGCTGAAAGCCATCACCGAAGACACCGCGCCCAAGCGCATCGTCTACGTGTCCTGTAACCCGGCCACGCTGGCGCGCGACGCCGGCATCCTGGTCAACACCAAGGGTTACACGCTGAAGGCGGCCGGCATCATCAATATGTTCCCGCACACCGCGCACGTCGAGTCCGTGGCCTGGTTCGAAAAGACCAGCCCATGCAAGTCGCGCAAGGAAGTCGAGGAGATCGAGGCGATCGAAGCCGCCGAACGCGAGGCCGCCAAGGCGGCGCGCCTGGCGGAGGAAAACGCGGAAAAAGCGAAGAAAGCCGCCGAGCTGGCGGAGAAAGCCGCGGCCAAGGAAGCCCGCCGCGCGCATTATTTCGCCGAGAAGGCGCGCCGCGACGCCGAGGAAACCGCTGCGGATCAATAG
- a CDS encoding L,D-transpeptidase, translating to MLKRLSVLALGWWLAVPGYAAVMPAPDVSVNPIGRHLVLNLPQARLFLYQDGKLARIFPVAVGKMLTQTPTGSFDITGIYRAPSWHVPKSIQEEMRRNGKEVQTVVPPGPNNPLGPVFVRFGESSLGLGFHGTNAPSSVPGFRSHGCVRMRNNDALELAGTVSRGDAVTVAYQTIILSEDEAGQLWLTVYRNHYRQSDPSLPYLADTLLAWQRQHQVALFGQRVDDALKQRKGEPVCLSCKSGKAAVSGGLNPLPWLSKMTPSVPVPVPPPAPAASQPQNEREPASPLPSARAGQRPKAAARAG from the coding sequence ATGTTGAAGCGGTTATCGGTGCTGGCGCTGGGATGGTGGCTGGCGGTTCCCGGCTATGCTGCGGTGATGCCGGCGCCGGACGTTTCGGTCAATCCGATCGGCCGGCATCTGGTGTTGAATCTGCCGCAGGCCAGGCTGTTCTTGTATCAGGACGGCAAGCTGGCGCGGATTTTTCCGGTGGCGGTGGGCAAGATGCTGACCCAGACGCCGACCGGCAGCTTCGACATCACCGGCATTTATCGGGCGCCAAGCTGGCATGTGCCCAAGTCCATCCAGGAGGAAATGCGGCGCAACGGCAAGGAGGTGCAGACCGTGGTGCCGCCGGGGCCCAACAATCCGCTGGGCCCGGTCTTCGTCCGCTTCGGCGAGAGTAGCCTGGGCTTGGGCTTCCACGGCACCAACGCGCCTTCGTCGGTGCCGGGTTTCCGCAGCCATGGCTGCGTGAGAATGCGCAACAACGACGCGTTGGAGCTGGCCGGCACGGTTAGCCGAGGCGACGCGGTCACCGTCGCTTATCAGACCATCATCTTGAGCGAGGACGAGGCCGGCCAGTTGTGGCTGACGGTCTACCGCAACCATTACCGGCAAAGCGATCCTTCCTTGCCCTACCTGGCGGATACCTTGCTTGCCTGGCAGCGGCAGCATCAGGTGGCGCTGTTCGGCCAGCGGGTGGACGACGCGCTGAAACAGCGCAAGGGCGAACCGGTGTGCCTGAGCTGCAAGAGCGGCAAGGCGGCGGTCAGCGGCGGCCTGAACCCCTTGCCGTGGTTGTCGAAAATGACGCCTTCGGTGCCGGTGCCGGTGCCGCCCCCGGCCCCCGCGGCCAGCCAGCCGCAGAACGAGCGCGAGCCGGCATCGCCATTGCCTTCGGCGCGAGCCGGCCAGCGGCCCAAGGCGGCAGCCAGGGCGGGTTGA
- a CDS encoding O-acetylhomoserine aminocarboxypropyltransferase/cysteine synthase family protein, producing the protein MKLETLAVHAGYSPDPTTKAVAVPLYQTTSYAFDSTQHGADLFDLKVQGNIYTRIMNPTTDVLEKRIAALEGGIGALAVASGMAAVSYSIQTIAESGDNIIATRTLYGGTYNLFAHTFPQLGIEVRFVDYKNPAAIASLVDARTKAVFCESIGNPLGNVVDFAAFAEEAHKHGLPLIVDNTVPSPYLCRPFEHGADIVVHSLTKYLGGHGNSIGGAIVDSGKFPWGQHQARFKRLNEPDVSYHGVNYVEALGEAAYIARARVVPLRNMGAALSPFNAFLILQGIETLALRMDRICDNALKAARFLKESPAVEWVEYAALPDHPSKPLADRYLGGRASGILSFGIKGGAAAGGRFIDALQLVTRLVNIGDAKSLACHPATTTHRQLSPEEQLQAGVRPELVRLSIGIEHIDDILADIGQALKAAAQ; encoded by the coding sequence ATGAAACTGGAAACCCTAGCCGTCCATGCCGGCTACAGCCCGGACCCGACCACCAAGGCGGTGGCGGTGCCGCTGTACCAGACCACCAGCTACGCCTTCGACAGCACCCAGCACGGCGCCGACCTGTTCGACCTCAAGGTGCAGGGCAATATCTACACCCGCATCATGAACCCCACCACCGACGTGCTGGAAAAGCGGATAGCGGCGCTTGAGGGCGGCATCGGCGCGCTGGCGGTGGCGTCCGGCATGGCGGCGGTCAGCTATTCGATCCAGACCATCGCCGAATCCGGCGACAACATCATCGCCACCCGCACGCTGTACGGCGGCACCTACAACCTGTTCGCCCACACCTTCCCGCAGTTGGGCATCGAAGTCCGCTTCGTCGATTACAAGAACCCGGCGGCGATCGCCTCGCTGGTGGACGCGCGCACCAAAGCCGTGTTCTGCGAGTCGATCGGCAACCCGCTGGGCAATGTGGTGGACTTCGCCGCCTTCGCAGAAGAAGCGCACAAACACGGCCTGCCGCTGATCGTCGACAACACCGTGCCTTCGCCCTATCTGTGCCGGCCGTTCGAGCATGGCGCCGACATCGTGGTCCACAGCCTGACCAAATACCTGGGCGGCCACGGCAACAGCATAGGCGGCGCCATCGTCGATTCCGGCAAGTTTCCATGGGGACAACACCAGGCGCGCTTCAAGCGGCTGAACGAGCCGGACGTCAGCTACCACGGCGTCAACTACGTGGAAGCGCTGGGCGAGGCCGCCTACATCGCCCGCGCCCGGGTGGTGCCGCTGCGCAATATGGGCGCGGCGCTGTCGCCGTTCAACGCCTTTCTGATCCTGCAGGGCATAGAGACGCTGGCGCTGCGGATGGACCGCATCTGCGACAACGCCTTGAAAGCGGCGCGCTTCCTGAAGGAAAGCCCGGCGGTGGAATGGGTGGAATACGCCGCCCTGCCGGACCACCCCAGCAAGCCCCTGGCCGACCGCTACCTTGGCGGCCGCGCCTCCGGCATCCTATCCTTCGGCATCAAGGGCGGCGCCGCAGCCGGCGGCCGCTTCATCGACGCGCTGCAGCTGGTGACGCGGCTGGTGAATATCGGCGACGCCAAATCGCTCGCCTGCCACCCGGCCACCACCACCCACCGCCAGCTGTCGCCGGAGGAACAGTTGCAGGCCGGCGTGCGGCCTGAGCTGGTGCGGCTGTCGATCGGCATCGAGCACATCGACGACATCCTGGCCGATATCGGCCAGGCGCTGAAGGCTGCGGCGCAATAG